A genomic segment from Yimella sp. cx-51 encodes:
- a CDS encoding TetR/AcrR family transcriptional regulator has translation MTSELAFVCDAQRVAGWNDKRRETAARITQCARQLSADRGFDDFTLDELADCAEVSRRTLFNYFDGKMEAVLGLPPAGTAAAIEQFVAGGPDGDLFADATYVARVVLAQKEVTRTDWTTMHLAFDRNPKVLAAALLSFRMIGEDLIRLIEQREGTPAGDPRAVVTLSSLGALFEASVRTFIAATNTRPLIDLFDSYVEAMRELIAPAA, from the coding sequence GTGACCTCCGAGCTTGCCTTCGTCTGTGATGCGCAGCGGGTCGCGGGCTGGAACGACAAGCGCCGCGAGACCGCGGCCCGCATCACCCAGTGTGCGCGCCAGTTGTCGGCCGACCGCGGCTTCGACGACTTCACACTCGATGAGCTGGCCGACTGCGCCGAGGTTTCCCGCCGCACGTTGTTCAACTACTTCGACGGCAAGATGGAAGCGGTGCTCGGGCTGCCCCCGGCCGGCACCGCGGCGGCGATCGAGCAGTTCGTGGCCGGCGGCCCGGACGGTGACCTTTTCGCCGACGCCACCTATGTGGCGCGGGTTGTGCTCGCCCAGAAGGAAGTCACGCGCACCGACTGGACCACGATGCACCTCGCGTTCGATCGCAACCCCAAGGTGCTCGCCGCAGCCCTGCTCAGCTTCCGGATGATCGGTGAAGACCTCATCCGGTTGATCGAGCAGCGCGAGGGCACGCCTGCCGGTGATCCGCGAGCGGTGGTGACGCTCAGCAGCCTCGGCGCGCTCTTCGAAGCGTCCGTGCGCACCTTCATCGCCGCGACCAACACCCGTCCGCTGATCGACCTCTTCGACTCCTACGTCGAGGCCATGCGCGAGCTCATCGCCCCGGCCGCCTGA
- the bioB gene encoding biotin synthase BioB: MTSVTSSAATGASILDRARDRVLIKGEGLTYDEIVEVLQTPDEMLPSLLALAHEVRLKFNGEEVEVEGIVSLKTGGCPEDCHFCSQSGQFTSPVRSVWLNVPQLVKAAEQTAATGATEFCIVAAVRGPDERLMTQLRDGVKAIKEAVDIQVAASLGMLTQEQVDDLVDMGVHRYNHNLEAAKSFFPQVVTTHSYEERWDTCQMVKTSGMELCCGGLVGMGETIEQRAELASQLAELEPHEVPLNFLNPRPGTPFGDLEPMSTPDALRTIAAFRLALPRTILRYAGGRELTLGDLGTRDGLLGGINAVIVGNYLTTLGRNPTADLELLEELQMPIKALNASL, translated from the coding sequence ATGACCAGCGTCACCTCTTCGGCAGCCACCGGGGCCTCGATCCTCGACCGCGCGCGCGACCGCGTCCTGATCAAGGGTGAGGGCCTCACCTACGACGAGATCGTCGAGGTGCTGCAGACGCCGGACGAGATGCTGCCCAGCCTGCTCGCGCTGGCCCACGAGGTGCGCCTGAAGTTCAACGGCGAAGAGGTCGAGGTCGAGGGCATCGTCTCCCTGAAGACCGGGGGCTGCCCGGAGGACTGTCACTTCTGCAGCCAGTCGGGTCAGTTCACCTCCCCCGTGCGCAGCGTGTGGCTCAACGTCCCGCAGCTGGTGAAGGCTGCCGAGCAGACCGCGGCAACGGGTGCGACGGAGTTCTGCATCGTGGCGGCCGTGCGCGGGCCAGACGAGCGACTCATGACCCAGTTGCGCGACGGGGTGAAGGCGATCAAGGAGGCCGTCGACATCCAGGTGGCGGCGTCGCTGGGCATGCTCACCCAGGAACAGGTCGACGACCTGGTCGACATGGGCGTGCACCGCTACAACCACAACCTCGAAGCCGCGAAGTCGTTTTTCCCGCAGGTGGTCACCACGCACTCCTATGAGGAGCGTTGGGACACCTGCCAGATGGTGAAGACGTCCGGCATGGAGCTGTGCTGCGGCGGGCTGGTCGGCATGGGCGAGACGATCGAGCAGCGTGCCGAACTGGCTTCGCAGCTGGCCGAACTCGAGCCTCACGAGGTGCCGCTCAACTTCCTCAACCCGCGTCCGGGCACGCCTTTCGGTGACCTGGAGCCGATGTCGACGCCGGACGCTCTGCGCACGATCGCGGCGTTCCGGCTCGCGCTTCCGCGCACGATCCTTCGCTACGCAGGCGGACGCGAGCTGACCCTGGGCGATCTCGGCACCCGCGACGGCCTGCTCGGCGGCATCAATGCCGTCATCGTCGGCAACTACCTGACCACGCTGGGACGCAACCCCACCGCTGACCTGGAACTCCTGGAGGAACTGCAGATGCCGATCAAGGCCCTCAACGCCTCGCTGTGA
- a CDS encoding DUF4282 domain-containing protein: MSQPTNGSWNDGQGQGGSLGQGWNDQSNQGGGSLGQDWGGQQSQQSASGQDYGQQGGYGGQQYGQQGDQGQYGQSQGNYDQGQQGGAPAHTGGYNNSPSSSGASPFSDTKFEQSLTPKIASLAFMLISAAAIIWGLYDILYNFLGEHQSVDGSDREVVVKMHVVPAIFKMLADIAIVGAIIYGARVVIELAVNVAKIAQRDN; encoded by the coding sequence ATGTCACAGCCGACCAACGGGTCGTGGAACGACGGTCAGGGCCAGGGGGGCTCGCTCGGACAGGGCTGGAACGATCAGTCGAACCAAGGCGGAGGCTCGCTCGGCCAGGACTGGGGCGGCCAGCAGTCGCAGCAGTCGGCGTCCGGGCAGGACTACGGACAGCAGGGCGGCTACGGCGGGCAGCAGTACGGCCAGCAGGGCGACCAGGGGCAGTACGGCCAGTCCCAGGGCAATTACGACCAGGGCCAGCAGGGCGGCGCGCCCGCGCACACCGGCGGCTACAACAACTCCCCGTCGTCCTCGGGCGCGAGCCCGTTCAGCGACACCAAGTTCGAGCAATCGCTGACCCCGAAGATCGCTTCGCTGGCGTTCATGCTGATCAGCGCGGCAGCGATCATTTGGGGCCTGTACGACATCCTTTACAACTTCCTGGGTGAACACCAGAGCGTTGACGGCTCTGACCGCGAAGTCGTGGTGAAGATGCACGTCGTTCCCGCCATCTTCAAGATGCTGGCCGACATCGCCATCGTCGGCGCGATCATCTACGGCGCTCGCGTCGTCATCGAGCTGGCGGTCAACGTCGCCAAGATCGCGCAGCGCGACAACTGA
- a CDS encoding adenosylmethionine--8-amino-7-oxononanoate transaminase, producing MLPPRDLLAFDRDHVWHPYASALSPAPTHLVESASGVRLRLRTADGDTCEVIDGMASWWCAIHGYAVPELDAAAHAQLGRMAHVMFGGLTHEPAITLADKLIRLSPGDDLQHVFFADSGSVAVEVALKMAWQAHAAAGLPRSKVFTIRGGYHGDTMAPMSVTDPVNGMHTLFRGVLPEQVFAPQPPGGLDADIAQWEQQTRALYADHAADVAAVIVEPVLQGAGGMWIYPPQVVRVLAALARDSGALLIFDEIATGFGRTGTLWAADRCAVVPDILCVGKALTGGYLTLSAVLCTSKVTEAVSAEPAGALMHGPTFMANPLACAIASASLDLLGDDLLDRVNSVASVLDSSLADARDIAGVADVRTIGAVGVIQLDAPRDLAPAAAAALDHGVWLRPFRNLIYAMPPYACTAAETTQIGAAMVAAARAVAP from the coding sequence GTGCTGCCGCCGAGGGATCTGCTCGCGTTCGACCGCGACCATGTGTGGCACCCCTACGCCTCCGCCCTCTCCCCCGCGCCGACTCACCTGGTGGAGTCGGCGTCCGGCGTCCGACTGCGCTTACGGACGGCCGATGGTGACACCTGCGAGGTGATCGACGGCATGGCGTCGTGGTGGTGCGCCATCCACGGTTACGCCGTGCCGGAGTTGGACGCCGCTGCCCACGCCCAGCTCGGACGCATGGCTCACGTGATGTTCGGCGGGCTCACCCACGAGCCGGCAATCACCTTGGCCGACAAGCTGATTCGCCTGTCGCCTGGCGACGATCTGCAGCACGTCTTCTTCGCCGACAGCGGCTCGGTGGCCGTCGAGGTCGCACTGAAGATGGCCTGGCAGGCGCATGCTGCAGCCGGGCTTCCGCGCAGCAAGGTGTTCACGATTCGCGGCGGCTACCACGGCGACACGATGGCGCCGATGAGCGTGACGGATCCGGTGAACGGCATGCACACGTTGTTCCGCGGCGTGCTGCCCGAGCAGGTCTTCGCTCCGCAGCCACCGGGCGGGCTGGACGCCGACATTGCCCAGTGGGAGCAGCAGACCCGCGCGCTCTACGCCGATCACGCCGCCGACGTCGCCGCCGTGATCGTCGAGCCCGTGCTGCAGGGAGCTGGCGGCATGTGGATCTATCCGCCGCAGGTGGTGCGGGTGCTCGCGGCGCTGGCTCGCGATTCAGGCGCGCTGCTGATCTTCGACGAGATCGCCACGGGGTTCGGACGCACCGGCACGCTCTGGGCCGCCGACCGCTGCGCGGTCGTGCCCGACATCCTCTGTGTCGGGAAGGCGTTGACCGGCGGCTATCTCACGCTCTCGGCCGTGCTCTGCACGAGCAAGGTGACCGAAGCGGTCTCCGCCGAGCCGGCCGGAGCGCTCATGCACGGCCCCACCTTCATGGCCAACCCGCTGGCCTGTGCGATCGCGTCCGCTTCGCTCGACCTGCTCGGTGACGACCTCCTCGACCGCGTCAATTCCGTTGCCAGTGTGCTGGATTCGTCGCTGGCCGATGCCCGCGACATCGCGGGGGTGGCGGACGTCCGCACCATCGGCGCAGTTGGCGTGATCCAACTCGACGCGCCGCGTGACCTCGCCCCGGCGGCGGCCGCCGCGCTCGACCACGGCGTCTGGCTGCGGCCCTTCCGTAACCTCATCTACGCCATGCCGCCCTATGCCTGCACGGCTGCAGAGACCACTCAGATCGGCGCCGCGATGGTGGCCGCGGCACGGGCGGTGGCGCCGTGA
- a CDS encoding 8-amino-7-oxononanoate synthase, protein MNSFEHHLRSAAERREAAGLTRRLSSDHPTGLIDLAGNDYLSLRTHPRVLEASADAARQHGAGAGASRLVTGTWPVHDQLESALAELSNMPAALVFSTGYHVNLSVLTALGDADCLIISDAHNHASLIDGARLARGVVSVVPHLDLDAVEHALRTRTQPRALVVVESVFSVLGDASDLPALLALVEEHDALLVVDEAHGMGVCGEHGEGLTASLALTPSDRLVITTSLSKSFATGGGAAMCTPLVREHLVNTARPFIFDTGLAPACAGAALGAYEVLRDEPERAARVRIAAARLADALEVPTPAGAVLSAPMLGPQEALAAVQRAAEAGVRIGCFRPPSTPDGTSRLRLTAHAGLTDAELDHATTVLNELITP, encoded by the coding sequence GTGAACTCCTTCGAACACCACCTCCGCAGCGCCGCGGAGCGCAGGGAGGCTGCCGGCCTGACCCGGCGACTTTCCAGCGATCACCCGACCGGGCTGATCGACCTCGCCGGCAACGACTACCTGTCGCTACGCACCCACCCGCGGGTGCTCGAAGCATCCGCGGACGCTGCCCGACAACACGGCGCCGGCGCGGGGGCGTCCCGGTTGGTCACGGGCACCTGGCCGGTGCACGACCAGCTCGAGTCGGCACTCGCTGAACTGTCGAACATGCCTGCGGCACTGGTGTTTTCGACCGGTTATCACGTCAACCTCTCGGTGCTCACCGCGCTCGGCGACGCCGACTGTCTCATCATCAGCGATGCCCACAACCACGCCTCGCTGATCGACGGCGCCCGCCTGGCCCGCGGCGTGGTCAGCGTCGTGCCGCATCTCGATCTGGACGCGGTCGAGCACGCCCTGCGCACCCGCACCCAGCCCCGCGCGCTCGTAGTGGTGGAGTCGGTCTTCTCGGTGCTGGGCGATGCCAGCGACCTCCCCGCGCTGCTCGCGCTGGTGGAGGAGCACGACGCGTTGCTTGTGGTCGACGAAGCGCACGGCATGGGCGTGTGCGGCGAACACGGTGAGGGCCTGACGGCGTCCCTCGCGCTCACCCCGTCCGATCGACTCGTCATCACCACGTCGCTGTCGAAGTCGTTCGCCACCGGTGGCGGCGCGGCGATGTGCACGCCGTTGGTGCGCGAACACCTGGTCAACACCGCTCGGCCGTTCATCTTCGACACCGGTCTGGCGCCCGCCTGCGCCGGCGCTGCACTCGGTGCCTACGAGGTGCTGCGGGACGAGCCCGAACGCGCGGCTCGCGTGCGCATCGCCGCTGCTCGCCTGGCCGATGCGCTGGAGGTGCCGACACCGGCCGGCGCCGTGCTCTCGGCGCCGATGCTCGGCCCCCAGGAAGCGCTGGCCGCCGTCCAGCGCGCTGCCGAGGCGGGCGTCCGCATCGGTTGCTTCCGCCCACCGTCCACACCCGATGGCACCTCCCGCCTGCGCCTCACCGCCCACGCCGGGCTCACCGATGCTGAACTCGACCACGCCACAACCGTTCTGAATGAGTTGATCACCCCATGA
- the bioD gene encoding dethiobiotin synthase yields MTAPVLIITGTDTEVGKTITTAAIAAALKSQGQRVLVIKLVQTGVEDGEEGDAQTVAQLAEVDVEECVRLPEPLAPDVAAARAEVELPAVADHAETVAEHASSQSYDIVLVEGSGGLLVHLDQARGTLPDLAMPLEARGIRVGAIVVARAGLGTLNHTALTLEALRIRGVDLVGVVIGSAPASPGLAEETNVEQLSNLADGQLLGAVPEGAGDLDPGTFREHAPGWITL; encoded by the coding sequence ATGACCGCACCCGTCCTCATCATCACCGGCACCGACACCGAGGTGGGCAAGACGATCACCACCGCCGCCATCGCCGCCGCCCTGAAATCACAGGGCCAGCGGGTGCTGGTGATCAAGCTCGTCCAGACCGGAGTGGAGGACGGCGAGGAAGGTGACGCGCAGACCGTGGCACAACTGGCCGAGGTGGACGTCGAGGAATGCGTGCGCCTACCCGAACCGCTCGCCCCTGACGTCGCCGCGGCCCGAGCCGAGGTGGAGCTGCCCGCCGTCGCCGATCACGCCGAGACCGTGGCTGAGCACGCGAGCAGCCAGAGCTACGACATCGTGCTGGTGGAGGGTTCGGGCGGACTGCTCGTGCACCTCGATCAGGCACGCGGGACGCTGCCCGACCTGGCAATGCCGTTGGAGGCGAGAGGAATTCGCGTCGGGGCGATCGTGGTGGCGAGGGCAGGCCTGGGCACGCTGAACCACACCGCGCTCACCCTGGAAGCACTGCGCATCCGGGGTGTCGATCTCGTGGGCGTGGTGATCGGCTCGGCTCCGGCGTCACCGGGTCTGGCCGAGGAGACCAACGTCGAGCAGCTCTCGAACCTCGCCGACGGACAGTTGCTCGGCGCGGTGCCCGAAGGCGCTGGCGACCTCGACCCCGGGACCTTCCGCGAGCACGCGCCCGGCTGGATCACGCTCTAG
- a CDS encoding GNAT family N-acetyltransferase: MSDDPAELLHAYDHQLRHRGEVSGAESTSEDGPIIRALFDHGGFVAYRSLEGVDDLDALIDRTVAYFRDDTDVEEFEWKTRGHDQPADLDERLRAHGFEPDEVETVMVGSVDHLVGAVELPDGLRVRQSGVGGDLVDDVTRANALQNEVFSDGRTAAQALARLERSQGRATHWIAETDANEVVCAGRLELVEGTEFAGLWGGATKAPWRGKGIYRALTAARARHARDLGVRYLHSDCSPMSRPILERSGLLKITTTTPYVWRRDAQSGT; encoded by the coding sequence ATGAGCGACGACCCGGCAGAGCTGCTGCACGCCTACGACCACCAGTTGCGCCATCGCGGCGAGGTGAGCGGAGCCGAATCCACCAGCGAGGACGGCCCGATCATTCGCGCGTTGTTCGACCACGGCGGGTTCGTCGCGTATCGCTCTCTCGAGGGTGTAGACGACCTCGACGCCCTGATCGACCGCACCGTGGCCTACTTCCGCGACGACACCGACGTCGAGGAATTTGAATGGAAGACACGAGGCCACGACCAGCCGGCCGACCTGGACGAGCGGTTGCGGGCGCACGGCTTCGAGCCCGACGAGGTCGAGACGGTGATGGTCGGATCGGTCGATCACCTCGTGGGCGCGGTGGAACTCCCCGACGGTTTGCGAGTGCGACAGTCAGGCGTCGGCGGTGACCTCGTGGACGATGTCACCCGCGCCAACGCGCTGCAGAACGAGGTCTTCAGCGACGGCCGCACCGCAGCCCAGGCACTCGCCCGGCTGGAACGCTCCCAAGGCCGAGCGACGCACTGGATCGCTGAGACCGACGCCAACGAGGTGGTGTGCGCCGGACGTCTCGAACTGGTCGAGGGCACCGAGTTCGCCGGGCTCTGGGGAGGCGCGACGAAGGCGCCCTGGCGCGGCAAGGGCATCTACCGGGCGCTCACCGCGGCTCGTGCGCGTCACGCCCGCGATCTCGGCGTCCGCTACCTGCACAGCGACTGCAGCCCCATGTCGCGGCCCATCCTGGAGCGCAGCGGGCTGCTGAAGATCACCACCACCACGCCCTACGTCTGGCGTCGTGACGCACAATCGGGCACATGA
- a CDS encoding low molecular weight protein-tyrosine-phosphatase — protein sequence MSQPYRVSFVCTGNICRSPMGEVILRELLEREGLSDKVIVDSSGIQGWHEGNPADPRTLEALERGGYDGSAHRAHRLTDPEVGERDLLLVADRGHLTEVRRMAARSATPPQVRLLREFDPDADKDEVDDPYYGDEAGFDRCRDEIETACKGVVDHLRSQVSTG from the coding sequence ATGAGCCAGCCCTATCGAGTCAGCTTCGTGTGCACCGGCAACATCTGCCGCTCGCCGATGGGCGAGGTGATTCTTCGCGAGCTCTTGGAGCGAGAAGGCTTGTCGGACAAGGTGATTGTCGACTCCTCGGGCATCCAGGGGTGGCACGAGGGCAACCCGGCCGACCCGCGCACGCTGGAGGCGTTGGAGCGAGGTGGGTACGACGGCAGCGCCCATCGCGCGCACCGCCTCACCGATCCTGAGGTGGGCGAACGCGACCTGCTGCTCGTCGCCGATCGCGGTCATCTCACCGAGGTGCGGCGCATGGCCGCCCGCTCGGCGACGCCGCCACAGGTGCGGCTGCTGCGCGAGTTCGACCCGGATGCCGACAAGGACGAAGTGGACGACCCCTACTACGGCGACGAGGCCGGCTTCGACCGCTGCCGCGACGAAATCGAGACAGCCTGCAAAGGCGTGGTCGACCACCTGCGCTCACAGGTGTCGACCGGCTGA
- a CDS encoding VOC family protein: MATHSGNWPTGTPCWVECAYEEEHRGLHHAKDFYGRLFGWHVLDGSSEYGDYSICLKDEQPAAAITTTSTENQPTIWTTYLAADDVDAVAARVQGAGGQVLAGPQDVGASGRGALCTDPTGAVFSLWQGREHSGFGITNEPGTVAWHTLLTRDLAAAKKFYADVFGYTYINETEYGVVAEIDGNPVCGIHLAEELPDDVNASWMTHFGVVDRDSSAQLAQELEGFIMMTFDGPMGPEAIIQAKHGEIFGLVQLPE; this comes from the coding sequence ATGGCGACCCACAGCGGCAACTGGCCGACCGGCACCCCTTGCTGGGTGGAGTGCGCGTACGAGGAGGAGCACCGCGGCCTGCACCACGCCAAGGACTTCTACGGACGCCTTTTCGGCTGGCATGTGCTGGACGGCTCGTCCGAGTACGGCGACTACTCGATCTGCCTGAAGGACGAGCAGCCGGCCGCCGCGATCACCACGACGAGCACCGAGAACCAACCGACCATTTGGACCACCTATCTGGCGGCCGACGACGTCGACGCGGTCGCCGCGCGCGTGCAGGGTGCCGGCGGTCAGGTGCTCGCCGGTCCGCAGGACGTCGGCGCCTCCGGTCGCGGAGCCCTGTGCACCGACCCGACGGGTGCCGTCTTCTCGCTGTGGCAAGGACGCGAGCACAGCGGCTTCGGCATCACCAACGAACCCGGCACCGTCGCCTGGCACACCCTGCTGACGCGCGACCTCGCTGCCGCCAAGAAGTTCTACGCGGACGTCTTCGGTTACACCTACATCAACGAGACCGAGTACGGCGTCGTGGCCGAGATCGACGGCAACCCGGTGTGCGGCATCCACCTGGCCGAGGAGCTGCCGGACGACGTCAACGCCAGCTGGATGACCCATTTCGGCGTCGTCGACCGCGACTCCTCCGCCCAGCTCGCGCAGGAGTTGGAAGGTTTCATCATGATGACCTTCGACGGGCCGATGGGCCCGGAAGCGATCATCCAGGCCAAGCACGGCGAGATCTTCGGGCTGGTGCAACTGCCGGAGTGA
- the purB gene encoding adenylosuccinate lyase — protein MRSLADVQPAIALGALDGRYRGAVAPLVDHLSEAALNRQRVNVEVEWLIHLTTQGAVPGVRTLTDAEQQALRTLVTDFDEDDIAELAEIERETVHDVKAIEYYLKRRLTAIVGEDDAAGLAELIHFACTSEDINNLSYALMVQGATQQVWLPRAKALVEQIATMARDLREVPLLAHTHGQPATPTTMGKELAVLAHRLGRQLRRIEGAEYLGKINGATGTYGAHTAAVPTTDWVEISKMFVESLGLQWNPLTTQIESHDWQAELYSDIARFNRVLHNLCTDVWTYISMGYFAQVRGQGTVGSSTMPHKVNPIRFENAEANLEVSNALLDVLASTLVQSRLQRDLTDSSMQRNIGTAFGHSLLAIDNVGRGLAGLDAVPEAMAADLDLNWEVLGEPIQSAMRALGAQGVPGMEQPYERLKELTRGRRINAADLEEFIRGLGLPEEVQARLLALTPATYVGLAPQLVDHLA, from the coding sequence ATGCGCTCACTCGCCGATGTCCAGCCTGCCATCGCCCTCGGTGCACTCGACGGCCGTTACCGCGGCGCCGTTGCACCCCTGGTCGACCACCTCTCCGAAGCCGCCCTCAACCGGCAGCGGGTGAACGTCGAGGTCGAGTGGCTCATCCACCTCACCACCCAGGGCGCGGTGCCGGGCGTCCGGACGCTCACCGACGCCGAGCAGCAGGCGCTGCGCACGCTGGTGACCGACTTCGACGAGGACGACATCGCCGAGCTTGCCGAGATCGAGCGTGAGACGGTGCACGACGTCAAGGCGATCGAGTACTACCTGAAGCGGCGGCTCACGGCGATCGTCGGTGAGGACGACGCCGCCGGCCTGGCCGAGCTCATCCACTTCGCCTGCACCAGCGAGGACATCAACAACCTGTCGTACGCGCTTATGGTGCAGGGAGCTACCCAGCAGGTGTGGCTGCCGCGCGCGAAGGCGTTGGTCGAGCAGATCGCCACGATGGCGCGCGACCTGCGTGAGGTGCCGCTTCTGGCCCACACCCACGGGCAGCCCGCGACGCCCACCACGATGGGCAAGGAACTCGCCGTGCTCGCCCACCGCCTCGGGCGACAGCTGCGCCGCATCGAGGGCGCCGAATACCTCGGCAAGATCAACGGCGCCACCGGCACCTACGGCGCGCACACCGCCGCCGTGCCGACCACTGACTGGGTGGAGATCAGCAAGATGTTCGTGGAATCGCTTGGACTGCAGTGGAATCCGCTCACCACGCAGATCGAGAGCCACGACTGGCAGGCCGAGCTCTACAGCGACATCGCCCGCTTCAACCGCGTGCTGCACAACCTCTGCACGGACGTCTGGACCTACATCTCGATGGGCTACTTCGCGCAGGTGCGCGGCCAGGGCACAGTGGGCTCCTCGACGATGCCGCACAAGGTCAACCCGATCCGCTTCGAGAACGCCGAGGCCAACCTCGAGGTGAGCAACGCCCTGCTCGACGTGCTCGCGAGCACGCTCGTCCAGTCACGTCTGCAGCGCGACCTCACCGACTCATCGATGCAGCGCAACATCGGCACGGCCTTCGGCCACTCGCTGCTCGCGATCGACAACGTGGGCCGCGGACTCGCCGGGCTGGACGCCGTCCCCGAGGCGATGGCCGCCGACCTCGACCTCAACTGGGAGGTGCTCGGCGAGCCGATCCAGTCGGCCATGCGCGCACTCGGCGCCCAGGGTGTGCCCGGCATGGAGCAGCCCTACGAACGCCTGAAGGAACTCACCCGCGGACGCCGCATCAACGCAGCCGACCTGGAGGAGTTCATCCGCGGACTCGGGTTGCCCGAGGAAGTGCAGGCGCGACTGCTCGCCCTCACCCCGGCCACCTACGTGGGCCTGGCTCCGCAATTGGTCGACCACCTGGCCTGA
- a CDS encoding heavy-metal-associated domain-containing protein has translation MQTNLTVKGMTCGHCVSAVTEELKAIDGVQDVQVDLVPDGGSRVAVISDGPLDEGAVEAAIDEAGYELY, from the coding sequence ATGCAGACCAATCTCACCGTGAAGGGCATGACCTGCGGCCACTGCGTGAGCGCGGTGACCGAAGAACTCAAGGCGATCGACGGCGTCCAGGACGTGCAGGTCGACCTCGTGCCCGACGGCGGCTCACGAGTGGCCGTCATCAGTGACGGCCCGCTCGACGAGGGCGCCGTCGAGGCAGCGATCGACGAAGCCGGTTACGAGCTGTACTGA
- a CDS encoding metal-sensitive transcriptional regulator, with translation MAGYTGSKDDYLRRLRRIEGQVRGIQRMVDDDTYCIDVLTQISAITKALQAVSLGLLEDHVGHCVVDAARESDEAAAEKVREASDAIARLVRS, from the coding sequence ATGGCGGGTTACACCGGATCCAAGGACGACTACCTCAGGCGGCTGCGGCGCATCGAAGGTCAGGTGCGCGGCATCCAGCGGATGGTCGACGACGACACCTACTGCATCGATGTCCTCACCCAGATCAGCGCGATCACCAAGGCGCTGCAGGCGGTGAGCCTCGGGCTGCTGGAAGACCACGTCGGCCATTGCGTCGTCGACGCCGCCCGCGAATCGGACGAGGCTGCCGCCGAAAAGGTGCGTGAAGCCTCTGACGCGATCGCCCGCCTCGTGCGCAGCTGA
- a CDS encoding VOC family protein has translation MRVDHVVYAAGAEGLLPTAKRLGEALGVEPGDSGVHPRFGTRNVVIPLADRRFLEVVEVLDHPASDKAPFGQAVRARSEQGGGWLGWVVEVDDMSVAEKMVGRPAAPGNRHRPDGTEVTWRQLGVKGLMADAQVPFFIEWDEDQPHPSQIGETQSTLTGFKIAGSPDRIREWLGLLGKPGVDRDEWEPGIDFDFVAPHGVPCVLAVTFDTPNGPVEI, from the coding sequence ATGCGAGTCGATCATGTGGTGTATGCCGCCGGGGCCGAAGGCCTGCTGCCCACCGCCAAGCGCCTGGGGGAGGCGCTCGGGGTGGAGCCCGGCGACAGTGGGGTTCATCCGCGATTCGGTACGCGCAACGTGGTCATTCCGTTGGCGGACCGGCGCTTCCTCGAGGTGGTCGAGGTGCTCGACCACCCGGCTTCTGACAAGGCCCCTTTCGGTCAGGCCGTGCGCGCCCGCTCCGAGCAGGGCGGCGGTTGGCTGGGCTGGGTCGTCGAGGTCGACGACATGAGCGTTGCCGAGAAGATGGTCGGACGCCCGGCCGCTCCCGGTAACCGGCACCGCCCCGACGGCACTGAGGTCACATGGCGCCAGCTCGGTGTCAAGGGCCTGATGGCCGACGCGCAGGTGCCCTTCTTCATCGAGTGGGACGAGGACCAGCCGCACCCCTCGCAGATCGGCGAGACGCAGTCGACGCTGACCGGCTTCAAGATCGCCGGCAGCCCCGATCGCATCCGCGAGTGGCTGGGTCTGCTGGGTAAGCCGGGCGTCGACCGCGACGAGTGGGAGCCGGGCATCGACTTCGACTTCGTCGCGCCGCACGGTGTGCCCTGCGTCCTTGCCGTCACCTTCGACACCCCGAACGGTCCCGTCGAAATCTGA